DNA from Ovis canadensis isolate MfBH-ARS-UI-01 breed Bighorn chromosome 4, ARS-UI_OviCan_v2, whole genome shotgun sequence:
TAAATGCTAAAGAGATGAGAACAGGGCTTTACTTCTCCATCATCAGTTCTCTATATAGTACTAGAAAATTACTTCCTTTCTAAATGTGCAGTTTCATCCAACAGTCCCTGTATTCCAGCTCCAAAAAAATGAGCTAAAGTGACAGTTATAAAACTACCTCTGACTCCCTCCAGTTAAGAGGCCTAGCAATCAGCCTGATCACATTCACCCCCTTTTGTACAAGAGTCTTACTTAAAGTTGGTGACTCTATGTCATCCTCCACAGGACTGTCAACTTTATCTCCTCAAAAGGCTGTTAGATATCACAGGACAGTCCTTATTCACTCACCagaacatttaaattaaaaaaggggGGGTCTCAGCTCCTTCCAAATTGTAATACTGCCCATTTCTTCCAGGATTATCATTTTGATATTTCCTTCCATTTCAACATCTGCATCCTCAATGCATCACATAGTCGTatccatataaaaataaacttccaATTCTTATCAGAAAAACATTAACTTAATTCACAGCCTTTTCTCACCACACTCGGCCCTCCAGTAGCTCCTGGGAACAGAGGTATATTAGTAATacaaatggaatattaaaaaaaaaaaatccatccatgACTTGGGAGTAAAAGGAGCCCTGAGCTCCTCTTCCCCTACACCTGAATCACAAAAGGGCTTTCCTGAAACGAGAGGGGTGGGCTGGCCTGCTGTGGCGACCCCAGCCACGCAGGAGCCTCACCGCAGGGCACTACGTGGAGGCAGAGCAGGAGTGCAGAGAAGGGACTGAGGACTGGCGCTTTCGGAGGCCGGGCCCACAGCCAGGAGCCTGCCAGGGAGATGAGCGCCCACCCGACACACCCCGGTCCCCATATTACCACCTTTCCCGCCTGGCGGAGAACTGTCACCACGCCAAGGCAAGTTCATTGTCAAGCTGAACACATGGTCTTATTCAGCAGCACCCCCGGCCCCCTTCCTGTACCTCTGTATGATCCTCCTGGGATGGGAGAAAGCACCCCTTGGGCTTTCTCATTCCCTGGGCtctctggtttcttttctttctttgatttagcagtccagagtcagggctgacccttggcgaccccatggactgtagctcaccaggctcctctgtccatgggattttctaggcaagaacactggagtgggttgccatttccttctccaggggatcttcccgacccggagattaaatccacgtctcttgcattagcaggagacgcaagtggattctttgccacttgcgccacctgggtagtttcatttcaaaacaaaaacaagttcctgaggtccccgtcttccTGGAGGGTTGTTTGTACTGCCATTAAAAGGTTAACGAAAACGTCACATCACTGCCCTTTGCAAAAGCCTCCCCAAAGGCCTTGGTTTAAAGGTGAGTAGGCTCATCTTTTTTACTCTGTTTGAAGGGCTTTCAGTATATCAAGACAAATAGCAAGTTTGCCCTCATAACCACCAGAATGAAAAAGTGGTTCAgctattatttcatttatctttaccTTTATCTTCTAGCTAAAACAGGTAGTTAGACTGATCAATGACTCTTCACATGTGGTATTGAGAATTATCTGCACCCTGTGCTAGACTTAAATTTCCCATCTTGCTTTTTCACGTGGGACAAACAAGTTATAAATGCAAATTCCTAGGCTAAATGACTTCTATCAATATATCAATGAATTCAGCTTCCCTTCTCCAGCCAAATGGAAGACACAACGCCATGGTGAGTGATGGTGGCAGCCTTCTAATCCACAGCAATCACAACTCACTGAGGACTGTACGGGCACTTACCTTAGAAGGGATCTATGCTAGGCCTAAGGGGTGCTTTGTGCTTAGCAAAAGCCAAAGCTAATTCAGAACTGTTATTTGGCCCATACTTTCTGGTCTGGGGAAAGATAAGTGCTACCATTTCTGACTCCTTCAGAATAGTCCTAATCCAGAGGACAACTGGACATTGTCCCAAAGGCTGAAAAGTACCATCTGCCAAGCCTGCACAACTGAAAAAATCCATTTTGCCAGAACTTTGTCACATCTGACTAGACATCAGCAACCTCCAAGCCTGGATTCTAGGCCCACAAGGACTCTGACCACCTAGAGTTTCTTCTGACTTCATCCAATGATGACCCAGTGGCCCCCACGTCTCAAGTCAACAATGTTTCCGGCTTAGGGCATGGCTTACAGCTTGGTTCAACAGGTACAGAatcacctgtcagtgcaggagactcaagagatgggggttcagtccctgggtcaggaagatcccctggaggagggcatggcaacccagtccagtatccttgcctgaaaaaccatggacacaggagcctggcaggctgcatgccacaaggtcgcaaagagtcggacatgactgagtgactgaacacacacacacacgtacagcTTGGCGTTAGGTCAGGCTTAAAGTTCCCCAGAAGGACCAAGCCAGCTGGCATAGGGTTGGGAGGAGGAGGTTTAAGAGTTGAGAGGGACAGAAGGTCACCATCAATCAGTGTACCCACACCTGAGTTTCCCAGCCTGCTCCCGAAGGTCACAGTAATATTATAATAAGCCCTGTTTCTATAGAGGACAGAGAAGGACGTTCTCCAGTGACTTCCAAACAAAAGCAGATGGTTTCTCTGAAAGTATTTCCATAGTGACACAAAAGCAGGTCTGGGTGGCTTCTAGCTTCTGCTGTCCCTGTGCAGGGAGCCCTGCCTGGTACCTCGCCAACAAATTTTCCTTTCAGAGACCTGGCAGCAAGTGATGCTGGCGTGCTGCTCAGCTGAGAGATTGGGGAAGAAGGTggcagtggggggcgggggggggcaggCCGGGGAGGGAGCCTCCAAAAGATGAACTCCAAGAGGCTCCATCCACCTCTCCTTAGGGATGACAGTGACGAGGGTAACACAGGGTAACAGCGTGCTCTGCaggccagcagagggcgctgcgCTAGGTTCCTGGCCTCACTAGGAAGCTGGCAGTGCAGGGAAGGACCAGCATTCTGCTGGGGAGGCGGAGGGGTGTAAGGGGAGCAGAGGGGTTCTGCTCTGGGGTCAGCCAAACACAGGCTGCATTCAACTTCAGACTTGGCACTGCCGCATGGGTGCACCCTCTCCCAGGGCCACTCCCAGCCCAGGGGATGCCAGATGGACGGCTGCCTAGAAGTGCATGGAGCTGAAAGAAGGGGTGTGGAACCCTGGGCCCACCATTCAAAGAGAAATACAGGAACCTCATTTTCACCTGATTACCTTCACATCAGCATGTCTGAGCCTGGAGTTACAATAGCACAGAAACAAAAGCATTCACATGCAGAAGCCCTCTGGAGCAGAAGGGCTTACTATTTGCCCAGCAAATTCCTGAGTTCCACAGAACGAGGGCCTACCTGTGTCCTCCAAGAGAACCTGGCCTTTCCTTTCACCCCACCCCTACTTCTGACTGCCCATCCCAACTTAGAAAGCCTTGAACCTTCCGATAATACTAAAAGTGACCATTACTTGACCCAAGTTACAAAGGCTGCTCCTCCAGGAACAAGAGGAGATGGCCAGTCTTCAAGGAAAAAGGCAGTGAAGCTTCAGCTTCTAAacggattcttttttttcttctgtaaacaaATATATTACTGATATGATGGCTAAACCCACAGAGGAGAAAAATGTACAGTTTACATTTCAATGCCcaaacttatttatatatttacataaaagaCACTACCTCAATTAGTCAGTGTCTGCATTTCCACATGTGAACTTCTTTAGTCTTGAATTTTGTATCAGGGAGCTGCAGTGAGAATGGTTTTGAATAAAGCAATAAGCCCTACAAAGCTAGTCTCGAGATAAGCAAGACACATGATCCATCCATTTGAAAGTGATTTCTCTCTGACGCTAGCCTGGCTGAAACTTGGTCTCggacacagatacacagacacctATTCCAATAACACAGCCAGGCAGGAATAGTGAAGGGGAGGAAGTTATATGTCACAAACAACCCAGGACCCCAAGTCAAAATCCTGAACTGGCCCGGAAGACCTCTAGTCGACTCACAGGAGCCAGCTTCTCTAACAAACCATGGTCGTCTCACCTAGGCTGACCACTCCAGCCAAAGAGAACAGGCAGGGCCGACAGGAGATATCCCAGGTCCAAGCACTCCAGAGCACAGCAGAGAAACTCATGACTCACGGGGTTCCCAACCACTCCCCTGGGTGCAGGTACTGCCGCCTCTGCTAACAAGTCTGGTATGTCTCTGGTCCCAGGTCCCTAGCTTGAGGAATGTTGTCCCTGCTAAAGAGAGTTTGTTTATGAAGGCTCCTAACTGGTACACATTCCTGTTGACATCAGCCCGGAAGAATGTGCCAGCTCGTCCCAGGAGGGGATTCAGAGAAACAAGACTGACATGGAGCGGCCACTGTTAACTTCGAGAAAGGTTTCAAGGCTTCATTTTTACAGCTTTAGTTTCCAGCTGACTGAGAAGCCACCTCTCCCTGCCCTCTGTCTAGAGAAGCTTCATACCTGGTGACAGAAACATCCTTCGTCCCACTCTGAAGTCTACATGAACAGAGAAAACACAGATTTACTCTAATAAACCAGAAAGGGAATTTGACCGCAAGACAAGACTCTCAGAACTGATAAAAACCTTGGAAGGCCATCTGGTCTAGCTTCTGCTTTGGGCAGATGGATATGCAAGGCCACACTGGACAGACTGGTCTCATTCTTGATACATCAAATGACAGAGACCAGACAGACTTTCCCAACAGTCCAGCCAGGGTGTCCAGAGCTCCTGGTGATAGGTGGCCTCCACCCCATCACCTCAAGTCAATCAGGAGGAGACGAGAGAGGCTGCTTTGATAACTCCTAAGTCTGAACCCAGCAGCAGCTTAGAAAGTGGTAGCTTCCAACGACCTCCAAAATCAAAGCACTCTCATCTTACCTcttgggaagaagggaagaaaggagatgcAAAAATTACATTTGTTGGAAGTATAAATACTCCTGTGTCTCAATCAGAAATCAGGCCATCCCCTCGTGATAGCGGCGCATCCTTCCTATGGGCAACAGGGGTTGTCAATGACCAACATAACATCGATGCCATAGGCCTCCAGCAGGTCCATAAGAAAACTCCGGTCTCCTTGGGGGTCTAAACCCATGCCCCGAGCATGCTCAGCTGTCAGAGTCTTGTCTTGACTGGCGGACACCTCCAACAAAGTCTGAAATATCCGGTTGTTTTGCTCAAGGAAAAACCTGCATTCACAAGACAAGACATGGGAAAGAGAGGGCAGAAAAGACACAAAAGTTTACCAAGTAAGCCACATGTAGGGAACCAAAACTACACTGTTTTGCTTGCTATACATTTAAATGGTTTCAAAAGTCAGATAagccttttaaaagaagaaaacaggataCAAGTGAAAAGTTATTCAAGTGCCACTGAGGTCAGCAAAGAACTGGTGTTAAGCCATTCTATGATTAGCAAAATCTCTGAGTGAGTGATGGCCTGACTGCCAGAAGTCTACAGGAAGGTTACTAGAGGTTTAAACACAGCTGTAGAGAGAGGCCCCATGAACTGTGTTCCGCTCTTTCTGCTTAGTCctaaagggaagagaaagattaaaaagcaaacagaaaaacaccTGATAATGCAGTTCTGAGGTCAAGACTTAATGTGAGAAACTGAAATCCACCTTCGAAGCCCTGGATGGGTAATTAAAGCCAGTGACAGGAGGTGAGCCTTCCCAACGCAGAGAAGGACTCTTAAAATGACTCTCCAGCCCGAGCCAACCACACAAAAAAGCTGGAGCTCAGAGGTACTGAGGCAGGCACTGGGGAGTCAGAAGCCAGCCCCCAGGGGGCGGGCAGTGATGTAGGAGGGGGAGCGAGGCAGAGGGACCGATATCTCCACAGCTCACCATCATCTGTGTATAACTGTGTGTTCCTTAGATGGCTTTATAGGACACCTAGAAAATGGAACAAGGTTCCAGTATGGTGGAACTTAAATATAGTTCCTATATGTAAGTGGAACTTAACATATATTTCTACTATATATCACAATAACTagtttaagtagataaattaagatttttagttggagtttcaatatcaaactctcaaaaattactaGGATGAacagacagaaaagtagaaagatacAGTAGACTGGAAAAACACTATGAACCAACTCAATGCAATTAAGACTTACACAATTTTCACaaaacagtaggatacaaattctattcaagttcccacaggctataaaccaggagacaagGTGCAAAAAcgtcatggtctaaaggtattgaagtCGTACAGTCTTTTCTCCTACCACTGGAGTTATGTTCGAAATCAATACTTTGATggctttgttttaatttgcacagGGCATATCTGAGTGTCACTGACTTATAGTACTATATGAATATATGAGCCATATTCAGATATGGTCTGATAACGTAACAGTCTAGACTTTTCATCTGTATTCCACAGAGCAAGGTGCTCAGTGCCCCCAAGCAGCTTTGGGCGGTCAGGAATTTCAGATTCAACAGAGATTCAAAAGCCTTGAGGAGACTCTCTACTCAGCTCCCAGATCCTTTTACATCTCAACAGCAGGTGCGCATTAGAAAGTACACTTGATCAGAATCAAAGTACTGCACCTTTGTTGCAACATCAAAAGCcagcgctaagtcgtgtccgactctcgcgatcctatgaactgtagcttgccaggctcctctgtccatgggattctccaggcaagaatactggagtgggttgcgattttttctccaggggaactgcccgacccaggaattgaacccaggtctcccacattgtagatgcTCAAAGGCAGAAACAGTTTTAACCGCCGCTACTCCCCACCCCAAGACAGGAAGTTGGCAGAACTGTTTCTGGTTCAATTACATTTCTGTTCTTATCACCTGGCACTATTAAACACAGCTGCTTATAAATGAAATCAATGCCTTAAAGGTATAGAGGTCATGGTTCTAATCCCGACCACCAACTGCTCTGGGGGAAAAGAAATGTCATTCAATTCAAGAGTTAAGTTTTTGATGATCCCGTAATATTCCGTACAAGGAAGTGCTCTATTCAAAGGCAGCAATGGATGACAAGCCCCGGCATCCTGAGAGACAGCTTGTATGCAGCGGACATCTGGGTGTAAATGACCAGTAGGGAGATGACTCCTGGGGCTCCCATTTCTCTTAATAACCTTTCCCTGCTCTTGAACTCTTCTGGGTGCCCCTAACAGCATTTCAGGGCTCAGGCCGACTCTGtggaaccctaaccctaaccctaaccctaaagggCATCCTTGCACTGCAGCACATAACACAGGAGgtggctgctgctgttgtttagttgctaagtcgtgtctgactctctctgacaccatggcctgtagcctgccaggctcctctgtccatgggatttcccaggcaaggatactggagtaggttgccatttcctcctccaggggatcttcccaacccagggatcgaacccgcatctcctgcactggcaagcagattctttaccgctgagccaccagggaagcccagcacaggAGGGATCCAGGCTAAAGCTGTCAAGTGCTAAGGGACCCTCAGGGAGGCCCATGACCACCACCCAGGCTGACTTACAGCACAAAGAGGTCCTCTTCACAAGGGTTATAGTCTTCTTCCACCTCCTGGGAATATAACAGCATCTGCCTGTCGGGAAGGAAACAGCCATCAGCTTCTGGCGCAGCTACAAGgacccccaggccccaggctAGGTCACTGGGAAGGCATCTGCATGGGTCACTGCCTCTCAAGAAGGAGGCTGAAAACCCAGAGCAACACCCCCACCACTGCCCCAGccaaaggcagggagagaaggggcagCACAGGGCTTGGAGTCCAGGGCTGGGTGTAGCCCTGGGTAATCCAGGATGAGGGATAGCCTTTCCTAACTGTCGTACAATTAGGGTGAGGCCATGAAGTCACTTATCTCACCACTGATACCAGCGTGCTGCCTCGGGCTTCACAGATTCTAGAGGCCACCAGAAAGGAGTCAGCCCAGGCATGCCTGCTGCCCATCAGTATAGGTGGGGAGCCTCCTCAACCCCCGCTCCCTGGGCAGAAGGGCAAAAAATGTGCAGAGGGAAGGGGCGGCAGGCCGCGGGGCTGGACCAGAGCCCCTCGGGTGTCTGGATAGGGGGAggctccccttcccccagcctcaCCTCTGCTCATTGAGCCGCCGGTACTTCTCCCGGTCGGCACTGTTGATCTTCAGCAGCGGCTGCAAGTGGTCGTGGTGCGTCTTTACGTTCTGGTTGTCCACGTAGACGTCGTAAAGCTCCCGCTTCTCCTCGAAGATCTTCTCCGTGGTGCCTGCGGGAGCCAGCCGGAGTTCAGGAGGCGGGGACCCCCGCAGGGCAGCCCTTCAGGGAACCAGGGCCCCTGGAGGGGCGGGGGGTGCCGGGGATGCGCGGGCCCCGTACTCACAGGCCACGTAAGACACCTCTACCTCCAGGCTCTCGATGTCGGCCACGTTGACGTAGAAGAAAGGCTTGGACTCGGGCACGGTGCCCCCGATGCCAGGCAGGGAGACGTTggccaggcagcagcagcagtacactgGAGGGACAGCAGAGGTGAGGGCGCCCGGGGTCCCCCTCCCAGCCTGCCCCCCTGCCTCCAGGGCGGCCAACGTCACTAGAGTCTCCGTTCAGACACGGGTCAGCCTTTCTCTCAGATCTTGCTTAGGATGTACTGGTGACCTTCCCCCTTCTCAGAACCCTTGCCCACAGCAACCCCTGCCACTCCTGGTCCCCTCCCCTCTTCTGTCTGCGCTCCTCggcctcctctgtcttcctcctcctctggctcACCTCCCGGGCCAGCATCTTCCACGCTGACACATCCCTCCTGATTCACTCTCCACGTGGCGGCAGAGAACCCAGCCTGTCCCCCAGGGTCCTGACCCAACTAGACCACTGGCTAGCGTCCACCTCGAGAAGGTCTCAGAGCAGCACACACAGGTAGTGTCCCAGGGGGACACCACCCCCCGCCTTGTTCCTCCTCACGTCCCCGGCTGGTGGCCCTACCGTCCTTGTCATCCTGGACTCTCCCGCCCTGACCTCTCACATCAGAACCTTACAACCCAATCTGACACCAGCCTCTGCcagctttctctttttatatctgGACGCCATCCTCTCTGTTTTAATCCaggcccttctctctctccagacTACTCCTCTGCCACCCGATCCATCGTCCCTATTGCCGGAGTCCACATTCTCCAATATCAATCCAGCTGCGGCCCTCCAGGGATTCAAAGCAGTGAGCCCCTGACACGGATCAACCCCTCTGACCTTGGTCAACAATGGAAAGGATGGGGCAGTTTCTGTCGCAGGGAGCTTGGGCAGAGTCCCTGACCTTGGCTTCTAGTTACCTCTATAGCATACAACGCCCACTGGAGGGGGAGAAAATATCAAAATGCGCTTTCGAAGTAAGGCAAATTTCCAAAGGATGAGGATCTGTTCGCCAAAGAACTTAATAAACTGGGACATGCAGCCAGCTGGGTGTGTGATCTGAAAAAGTTAACAGAGGTgggtgagggggagggaggaataaCTTGTTAGAAATGTTGTAAAAAATATGCAATGTAAGTGTGTGCTAACTACCCCTCCCCACCAAAAATAACTCAAGGTATAACTAAACAGATACACTGGTATTTTTCACTTTGAAAGTCTTATCTTTACCCCAGACACCTACCATTCAGCAGCTCCCCGGATGCACCGAAGTGAGAGTTTAGGATCATTAACTACTTCGTCTGAGGAAAGGGTGCAGAGGAAGAGAAGCTGGATTGTAATATTTGAATCCGGGATGATGCACACCTTAGTGAGGCCATTCAGCTCCCAaaatgactaagcacagggaggaaggaaaggatgaaCCAACTGTCCTAGGGGACACCTCAAATACACAGGGAACCAGCTCCCGTGGGATGTGACATGTGGGATTACAGGTTACCCCACTGGCACAAGGACTCCCAGCACCTCACCCCACCCTCCTACACCTAACCCCACCCTCCTGCACCTAACTCCACCCCCTGTACCTAACTCCACTCCTTGCACCTAACCCCACCCTCTGCACATAACCTCACCCTCGAACCtaaccccaccccctccctgtgCCTAACCCCACCCTCTGCACCTAACTCCACCCCCTGCACCTAACTCCACCCCCTGTGCCTAACCCCACCCCCTGCACATAACCTCACCCTCGCACCTAACCCCACCCTCTGCACCTAACTCCACCCCCTGCACCTAACTCCACCCCCTGCACATAACCCCTCCCCCTGCACATAACCCCACCCCCATACCTAACTCCACCCCCTTGTCCCAACTCCACCCCCGTCTCCTCTCAGTGCTGGATGCCAGGGCCCCTCAACTCTGAGGGTCACCTCCCAGGCGGGCAGAGGAGCCAAGATATATTCCAGGAGCAACTGCATAAGCTCTGTCTGACCCAGGGGAAGTCGGAGGCCAGGGTTCTGCTCTGCCCTTTACTGACAGGGAGACCTCAGGAAAGCCAGCCCACGTTTCTGGTTCactttctttacctgtaaaatggggatatacCATCACATCCCTCATACGGCTAGAAGGACCACTTGGGGAAAATCGTGTGCAACACTTGGCACATGGGAAAGCCACATGACACAACTGTCACTGACAAGACACCAGGTTTCAAGCCAAGTGCTTTGTGAATGATTTGGAAGGTCACTTCCAAGACAAAGTGTGTAGTTTACAAGCCAGTGGAAGCAGCAGGCACACAAGCACTTAAACACCAGCCTGATGAGAGCTGTGATGgaagaggggctgggggctgcaggagggcgtacaaaggccctgaggtatgAGAACAAGCTGCTTTCTGGGAACCACAAGTAGCTGGGGGACTGGGCAGGGCCTGTGCCAGGGCCACACGGGCAGCAGCCCAGCGAGGGGACCTTCTCTCTGCTGAGACACGGCCCTAGGCTGCACCCCTACTGCACGATACAAGAGACTTCTCCTGTGCTTTCACCTCAACACATCTCCCTCCTCTGGCCTTGGAGCTTTTACAGAGAACCTTCTTTTCTGGACTTGCACAGCTCCTACTTTGAGGTTTCCCTCCAACTTTTCATGTCAGGCACCCCATCCTCTTCTTACTCCCTAACTGTTGCTGGTAGGTCCCTCGGATTCACACTTCATCCCTCACCCCATGTTAATAACCTACATCACACCCATCCATGTTTTTTCCCATGTTCATGTATGTATGTGGACatggatacatatatgtatgtggatacatatctgtatatatgttcatatatgaATATATCTACATGTTTGTACATACCCAAGGCAGTGATTATTTTACAGAAGTGATAACATCATATACAGTTTTcagctctttgctattctctcaCAATACTTCCTAGTAGAGCATCCCTCATCAGCTAGTTATGCTCTAATTCATTATTCCGAATGGCTGTGTAATATACGGAGTGCTCCATTTGTCTGCCACTCCGAACAATATTGAATTAAACATGCTCATACAGACGTCATGACACACCGGTGGTTTACAGAGAAGACAGATCCTAAGGAGTGAGACTATCAGATCAAAGGAtgcaatattttgaattttaataaagcacgaacaaattgtttttttaaaagaagaatgttCACATTTCTACCTGCAACCTGTTAGTACCCTTTTCCTAGCATCTCCCAGGGTTTAACATGTCTGCTAATGAGCTGCCCACAATAAGGCAAAAAACAGGCGATTTCACTTTttctccctctggtccccttc
Protein-coding regions in this window:
- the DENND11 gene encoding DENN domain-containing protein 11 encodes the protein MVERGDAAPLLRWAEGPAVSPPRAPVPQAGGRGWGCGGGGWAAAEPPRRREPEELRQPGRLELGDVEEDQVVAVFVVTFDPRSGNMVEWCLPQDIDLEGVEFKSMASGSHKIQSDFIYFRKGPFFGLACFANMPVESELERGARMKSVGILSPSYTLLYRHMHFLENQVRHQLEAPGHYSHLAAFYEDKKGVLHAGPGRGSGLPPVYWLPSIHRYMYPEMKITHPAGCMSQFIKFFGEQILILWKFALLRKRILIFSPPPVGVVCYRVYCCCCLANVSLPGIGGTVPESKPFFYVNVADIESLEVEVSYVACTTEKIFEEKRELYDVYVDNQNVKTHHDHLQPLLKINSADREKYRRLNEQRQMLLYSQEVEEDYNPCEEDLFVLFFLEQNNRIFQTLLEVSASQDKTLTAEHARGMGLDPQGDRSFLMDLLEAYGIDVMLVIDNPCCP